In Saccharomonospora marina XMU15, one genomic interval encodes:
- a CDS encoding alpha/beta hydrolase → MKAAPFRLLGVSLGGLVAQHIAAPGGGLVDWVGFIDTVACYPDELRRMWRDRSAAVLEAGPGHYVEATLNTWFTDAFRGSLRGTIAADHVRTSLTAMKPSAYRTACQVLEQAHETRRLSSIGVPTLVVYGEQDAVAFHDAVHTFE, encoded by the coding sequence GCGCCGTTCCGCTTGCTGGGTGTGTCGCTTGGCGGGCTGGTGGCCCAGCACATCGCCGCACCAGGCGGCGGGCTGGTCGACTGGGTGGGTTTCATCGACACGGTCGCCTGCTACCCGGACGAACTGCGGCGGATGTGGCGGGATCGGTCCGCCGCCGTGCTGGAGGCCGGCCCCGGCCACTATGTCGAAGCCACGCTGAACACCTGGTTCACCGACGCGTTCCGTGGCTCGCTCCGCGGCACGATCGCTGCCGATCACGTGCGGACTTCGCTGACGGCAATGAAGCCGAGTGCGTACCGAACGGCGTGTCAGGTGCTCGAGCAAGCCCACGAGACTCGCCGGTTGAGCAGCATCGGGGTTCCGACCCTGGTTGTATACGGCGAGCAGGACGCGGTGGCGTTCCATGACGCGGTGCACACCTTCGAATGA